Proteins encoded within one genomic window of Mycolicibacterium monacense:
- a CDS encoding MFS transporter, whose amino-acid sequence MRPWIVWATGLLAYIVAVMDRTTLGVSGLDAAERFSATPSVLATFVVLQVVVYAGAQVPAGVLLDRFGSKVLIAAGAALMAAGQLTLAVSEALPAAIAARAVLGLGDALTFISVLRLVPHWFTPKQVPLVTQLTGICGQLGQVLSAVPFLAILGVAGWTTAYTSVAALGLASLVLTLVLVKDTPSGRHVPESRGTVGDTLRSVKTVWLRPGTRLGFFTHMGTQFSVTVFALMWGVPYLTVSQGLSTSAAGTLLSVSVASAIASGIVIGVLTGRHPHRRSWLVLGIIGSNALVWTVVLALPGRAPLWLLVTLVIVISVGGPGSMVGFDFARTFNPSATLGTAQGMVNMGGFLASLLVMQAMGQILDATGGYSFESFRWAWTAQYAVWTLATVGILITRGKARRVMRLEQERMLLESFEAHPAPRCEG is encoded by the coding sequence GTGCGCCCCTGGATCGTGTGGGCCACCGGACTGCTGGCCTACATCGTCGCGGTGATGGACCGCACCACCCTGGGGGTTTCCGGTCTCGACGCCGCCGAACGGTTCTCGGCCACTCCGAGCGTGCTGGCCACGTTCGTCGTGCTTCAGGTCGTGGTGTACGCCGGTGCGCAGGTGCCCGCCGGGGTGCTGCTGGACCGGTTCGGGTCGAAGGTACTCATCGCCGCCGGGGCGGCGTTGATGGCCGCCGGACAGCTCACCCTGGCGGTGAGCGAAGCGTTGCCGGCCGCCATCGCGGCCAGGGCGGTTCTCGGACTCGGGGATGCGCTCACGTTCATCTCGGTGCTGCGCCTCGTGCCGCACTGGTTCACGCCGAAACAGGTCCCGTTGGTCACGCAGCTGACCGGGATCTGCGGCCAACTCGGCCAGGTGCTCTCCGCCGTGCCGTTCCTGGCGATCCTCGGCGTCGCCGGCTGGACGACGGCCTACACGTCGGTGGCCGCGCTGGGCCTGGCATCCCTGGTGCTGACGCTCGTGCTGGTCAAGGACACCCCGTCGGGCAGACACGTACCCGAATCGAGGGGCACGGTCGGTGACACGTTGCGCAGCGTCAAGACCGTGTGGCTGCGGCCGGGCACCCGGCTGGGTTTCTTCACCCACATGGGCACACAGTTCTCGGTGACCGTATTCGCGCTGATGTGGGGCGTGCCGTACCTGACGGTCTCGCAGGGCCTGTCGACGTCGGCGGCCGGCACCCTGCTGTCGGTCTCCGTGGCATCGGCCATCGCGTCGGGCATCGTGATCGGCGTGCTGACCGGCAGGCACCCGCACCGCAGGTCATGGCTGGTCCTCGGGATCATCGGGTCCAACGCGCTGGTCTGGACGGTCGTGCTGGCCCTGCCCGGCCGTGCGCCGCTGTGGTTGCTCGTGACGCTCGTGATCGTCATCTCGGTCGGCGGCCCCGGCTCGATGGTCGGCTTCGACTTCGCCCGCACCTTCAATCCGAGCGCCACGCTGGGCACCGCGCAGGGAATGGTCAACATGGGCGGGTTCCTCGCCTCGCTGCTCGTGATGCAGGCCATGGGCCAGATCCTCGACGCGACGGGCGGCTACTCGTTCGAGTCGTTCCGGTGGGCGTGGACGGCCCAGTACGCGGTCTGGACGCTGGCCACCGTCGGCATTCTCATCACTCGCGGCAAGGCCCGGCGGGTGATGAGACTGGAGCAGGAGCGCATGCTGCTCGAGAGTTTCGAGGCGCACCCCGCGCCGCGCTGTGAGGGTTAA
- a CDS encoding MerR family transcriptional regulator: MDVVEYRLNELSRISGVSTRNIRAYRERGLLDPPRRQGRSAYYNDFHLAQLDTINQLLRRGFSSAHIAEFFASMRAGADLADILGLQRSLFTAEDGRDETLSAGRDLDLDPSSEEAGELVAYGLAEVVDGRVVFLDPSIAEIVGRAADPMLYIRAIVRIVASTRRDVDTLAGVVADALQECIEARFGRDRTPDPLEMHRMVQDYRELANRLVARHLDEALHAQVSWWRGEVPVDRSAPPRPVHGAN; the protein is encoded by the coding sequence GTGGACGTGGTCGAGTACCGGCTCAACGAGCTGTCGCGGATCTCTGGCGTCAGCACCCGCAACATCCGCGCCTACCGGGAACGCGGCCTGCTCGACCCGCCGCGGCGTCAGGGACGGTCGGCCTACTACAACGACTTCCACCTCGCGCAGCTCGACACGATCAACCAACTGCTGCGCAGAGGGTTCAGCTCCGCGCACATCGCAGAGTTCTTCGCGAGCATGCGGGCAGGCGCCGACCTCGCCGACATCCTGGGACTGCAGCGCTCGTTGTTCACCGCCGAGGACGGCCGTGACGAGACTCTTTCGGCCGGCCGTGACCTCGACCTCGATCCGTCTTCCGAAGAAGCCGGCGAGCTCGTCGCGTACGGCCTCGCCGAGGTCGTCGACGGCAGGGTGGTGTTCCTCGACCCGTCGATCGCCGAGATCGTCGGCCGGGCGGCGGATCCGATGCTCTACATCCGGGCCATCGTGCGCATCGTGGCGTCCACCAGACGCGACGTCGACACCCTTGCCGGGGTGGTGGCCGACGCGCTGCAGGAGTGCATCGAGGCACGGTTCGGGCGTGATCGGACGCCGGACCCGCTGGAGATGCACCGCATGGTGCAGGACTACCGCGAACTGGCCAACCGGCTCGTCGCACGCCACCTCGACGAGGCGCTGCACGCGCAGGTCTCCTGGTGGCGGGGTGAAGTGCCCGTCGACCGGAGCGCGCCGCCGCGCCCGGTCCACGGGGCAAACTGA
- a CDS encoding DUF1906 domain-containing protein yields the protein MSISRRQVLKAAAPAVLGMSAGLQAVASALAPTAAAAPLGVLLDYAAGVLKATDIRASGAIGAIRYVSDRRPGGAWMLGKPILLSEARDLYQNGLKIVSCYQFGKADTADWLGGQNAGVQHAKRGWELHVAAGGSYGAPIYASIDDDPTFEQYKQQVAPYLKGWEAVLGRQRVGIYANSKTIEWALQDGIGTYFWQHNWGSPGRVAHPAAHLHQVEIDARTVAGVGVDINHILRPQFGQWD from the coding sequence GTGTCGATCTCGCGGCGTCAGGTGTTGAAAGCGGCCGCTCCCGCTGTGCTCGGCATGAGCGCCGGCTTGCAGGCCGTCGCCTCGGCGTTGGCGCCGACGGCCGCGGCCGCACCCCTGGGTGTCCTGCTCGACTACGCCGCCGGCGTGCTCAAAGCCACCGACATCCGCGCCTCCGGGGCCATCGGAGCTATCCGCTACGTATCGGACCGTCGGCCGGGCGGGGCATGGATGCTGGGCAAGCCGATCCTGCTATCCGAGGCGCGCGATCTGTACCAGAACGGGCTGAAGATCGTCTCGTGCTACCAGTTCGGGAAGGCGGACACCGCCGATTGGCTGGGCGGCCAGAACGCCGGCGTCCAGCACGCCAAACGCGGCTGGGAACTGCACGTCGCGGCGGGCGGCTCCTACGGCGCCCCGATCTACGCGTCCATCGACGACGACCCCACCTTCGAACAGTACAAACAGCAGGTGGCGCCCTACCTCAAGGGGTGGGAGGCGGTGCTGGGTCGTCAGCGCGTGGGCATCTACGCCAACTCGAAGACGATCGAGTGGGCGCTGCAGGACGGCATCGGCACCTACTTCTGGCAACACAACTGGGGTTCGCCGGGCCGGGTCGCCCACCCGGCTGCACACCTTCATCAGGTGGAGATCGACGCGCGAACGGTCGCGGGCGTCGGTGTCGACATCAACCACATCCTGCGGCCTCAATTCGGCCAGTGGGACTGA